A genomic window from Paenibacillus sp. FSL K6-0276 includes:
- a CDS encoding DUF3891 family protein: MICREHDGAIVMVKQHDHGKLAGELAIWFKEEHVPEEGRRDEVLWAVAEHDRGWIDLDETPFWNDAAHAPYSFIDFPVVPKLTFYKRGLDEIEARTPYGALLSSLHFERLIKISGLDYPELTLYQEHEEERRARIHRELEVSKPIGEDELYYDARLLEFCDDLSLYLGLNEPGSPKSEEHPWWKEGFSGSEDFSFTSGRTITAEWKGKSTLMLDPFPFKKTLEVAFMLRRVQKSDIAKKGIAQAYGDTPEEECRIVLMARNES; encoded by the coding sequence GTGATTTGTCGGGAGCATGATGGAGCAATTGTAATGGTTAAACAGCATGATCACGGGAAGTTAGCCGGAGAGCTTGCCATTTGGTTCAAGGAAGAGCATGTGCCAGAAGAAGGGCGCCGGGATGAGGTGCTCTGGGCGGTGGCCGAACATGATCGGGGCTGGATTGATCTGGATGAGACGCCTTTTTGGAACGATGCGGCGCATGCGCCTTACAGCTTTATTGATTTTCCTGTAGTACCGAAGCTGACCTTTTATAAGCGAGGATTGGATGAGATCGAGGCGCGGACACCGTATGGAGCGCTCCTGAGCAGCTTGCATTTTGAACGTCTCATTAAGATTTCGGGACTGGATTATCCAGAACTGACTTTATATCAAGAGCATGAAGAGGAACGCAGGGCTCGTATTCACAGAGAGCTCGAAGTGTCAAAGCCTATTGGTGAGGATGAGCTGTATTATGATGCCCGCCTTTTAGAGTTCTGCGATGACTTGTCCTTATATTTGGGCTTAAATGAACCAGGAAGTCCGAAATCGGAGGAGCATCCTTGGTGGAAGGAAGGTTTTTCCGGCAGTGAAGATTTCAGCTTTACATCAGGCCGTACAATAACTGCGGAATGGAAGGGAAAGTCAACATTAATGCTGGACCCTTTTCCATTTAAAAAGACGCTGGAAGTAGCGTTCATGCTGAGACGAGTTCAAAAGTCGGACATTGCGAAGAAAGGCATTGCACAAGCTTACGGTGATACGCCGGAAGAAGAATGCCGGATTGTACTGATGGCTCGAAACGAAAGCTGA
- a CDS encoding LysR family transcriptional regulator, giving the protein MNISQLETLITISKTMSFRKAGELLNLTQPAVSAQIKSLEEEFKTQLVDRNQPVTLTDKGKVFLEHAEQIVTIVEELKERLMDLEDNPQGHIILGTTTSIAIQILPRILSYFKDQFPHIKTSISSMSSSQIYQHVENGIVDVGIGYLIGRSPSTTTSILYYDTFELVVSPRHPLAQVKTAGIEALSKTPLILLSPDTVGRKFADEVFSKHGIEPQVIMELTSSEEVKRMVELDLGAAIISKQSVTAEVRAGSLKIVPIIELEVTHPVGVITKSGKYVNSAMRQFLSDLKGMPETQFIGSE; this is encoded by the coding sequence ATGAACATCAGCCAGCTGGAGACACTTATAACGATCTCCAAAACGATGAGCTTTCGCAAAGCAGGAGAACTGCTTAATTTGACCCAGCCAGCGGTTTCAGCACAAATCAAGAGCCTTGAAGAAGAGTTCAAAACACAGTTGGTTGACCGGAACCAGCCTGTTACGTTAACTGATAAAGGAAAAGTATTTCTGGAGCATGCGGAACAAATTGTGACGATTGTTGAGGAACTTAAGGAACGACTTATGGATCTTGAAGATAATCCCCAAGGTCATATCATTCTCGGTACAACGACCTCTATCGCCATTCAAATTTTACCGCGTATTTTGTCCTATTTTAAAGACCAGTTCCCTCATATCAAAACATCCATTTCCTCTATGTCTTCGTCTCAAATTTATCAACATGTCGAGAACGGCATCGTCGATGTCGGCATCGGTTATTTGATCGGACGTAGCCCGAGCACGACTACTTCCATCCTATATTATGATACGTTCGAGTTGGTGGTCTCTCCAAGACACCCTTTGGCTCAAGTAAAAACCGCAGGTATAGAAGCCCTAAGCAAAACCCCGCTAATTCTGCTTTCACCGGATACAGTGGGCCGTAAATTCGCCGATGAAGTATTCTCCAAGCATGGCATAGAGCCACAGGTAATTATGGAACTGACCAGCAGCGAGGAAGTGAAACGGATGGTAGAACTCGATTTGGGTGCAGCCATTATTTCCAAGCAGTCAGTGACCGCTGAGGTTCGAGCCGGTTCCCTCAAAATTGTGCCTATTATTGAATTGGAGGTCACACATCCTGTAGGTGTCATAACGAAGTCTGGAAAATACGTGAACTCTGCCATGAGACAGTTTCTTAGTGATCTCAAAGGTATGCCGGAGACACAGTTTATTGGGTCTGAGTAA
- a CDS encoding ABC transporter ATP-binding protein: protein MNNSPVLQITGLSGGYSLNKPVLHDIALQVQPGEMVGLIGLNGAGKSTTMKHILGLMSPHKGDITVKGKTRAEDPIGYHNALTFVPESPLLYDEMTVREHVEFTARAYGVEQSDYETRSLHLAKLFHMEDKMDTLSTHLSKGMKQKVMIMCAFVARPALYVIDEPFLGLDPLGIRSLLDFMMDLKKSGSSILLSSHILSTIENYCDRFIVLHKGKVIAQGTLEEIAATTGLQGLTLEQLFYELVQGGK from the coding sequence ATGAATAATTCTCCCGTATTGCAAATTACGGGCCTCAGTGGTGGATACAGCCTGAATAAGCCGGTGCTGCATGATATTGCGCTTCAGGTGCAGCCTGGCGAAATGGTTGGATTGATTGGTTTAAACGGAGCAGGAAAAAGTACGACGATGAAGCATATTCTAGGACTGATGTCGCCCCACAAGGGCGATATCACAGTAAAGGGCAAGACTCGTGCTGAAGATCCAATCGGATATCACAATGCTTTGACTTTTGTGCCAGAATCGCCTCTTCTATATGATGAAATGACGGTACGTGAGCATGTTGAATTTACAGCAAGAGCGTATGGGGTAGAACAAAGTGATTACGAGACCCGTAGCTTGCATCTAGCTAAGCTGTTCCATATGGAGGATAAGATGGACACGCTGTCGACCCATCTATCCAAAGGAATGAAGCAGAAGGTCATGATCATGTGCGCTTTTGTGGCGCGCCCTGCGTTATATGTCATCGACGAGCCTTTTTTAGGACTGGACCCGTTAGGTATTCGCTCCCTGCTTGATTTCATGATGGATCTGAAAAAATCAGGATCCTCTATTCTGCTTAGCTCTCATATTCTTTCTACCATTGAGAATTATTGCGACCGCTTTATTGTGCTGCATAAAGGTAAGGTGATTGCTCAAGGAACGCTGGAAGAAATTGCGGCAACCACTGGACTACAGGGGCTGACTTTGGAGCAGCTGTTCTACGAGCTGGTTCAGGGAGGGAAATAA
- a CDS encoding metallophosphoesterase has product MKIQSSGASPDKDNNHSGRDTHYSTSGRRSQGKTTMTRRQFLARGAATVIGAGLLTSGYAWQGEPNWIEVTKLKLSFKDLPSAFSGMKIAHFSDTHLGFNKDARDLARLAERIIKAEPDLICFTGDIVDSNPEDLVESVSVLAALNAPLGKYAILGNHDYKNTKRITELLNSAGFLVLRNEAYLLKRGGAVMAVTGLDDLLHGEPDPVKALSGVPAGTFTVLMMHEPDYADTAQAHSFHLQLSGHSHGGQIRMPLLGAPFTPYGSQKYINGLYYTDAKSMPVYVNRGFGETVMPFRFLCRPELTVLTLHHSSDG; this is encoded by the coding sequence ATGAAGATACAATCGTCTGGGGCTTCTCCCGATAAGGATAACAATCATTCGGGTAGAGACACCCACTATAGCACCTCTGGGCGGCGATCTCAGGGCAAGACTACAATGACCCGCCGCCAGTTCCTAGCTCGGGGTGCGGCCACTGTAATCGGCGCTGGCTTGCTTACAAGTGGTTACGCTTGGCAAGGGGAGCCTAACTGGATTGAGGTTACTAAGCTGAAGTTGTCTTTCAAAGATCTTCCTTCCGCTTTTTCAGGCATGAAGATTGCCCATTTCAGTGATACTCATCTTGGGTTTAATAAGGATGCCCGTGATCTAGCTCGGCTTGCAGAACGTATAATCAAAGCTGAACCCGATCTCATTTGCTTTACCGGTGACATCGTTGATAGCAATCCTGAGGATCTTGTAGAATCCGTATCTGTTCTAGCAGCGCTGAATGCTCCTCTGGGAAAATATGCCATTCTAGGCAACCATGACTATAAGAATACGAAGCGAATTACCGAGCTGCTGAACTCTGCTGGCTTTCTGGTGCTGAGGAATGAAGCCTATCTTCTGAAAAGGGGCGGTGCCGTTATGGCTGTGACGGGACTGGATGATCTGCTGCATGGCGAGCCTGACCCTGTGAAGGCACTCAGTGGTGTGCCTGCAGGAACCTTTACCGTTCTGATGATGCATGAACCGGATTATGCAGATACAGCACAGGCTCATTCATTTCATTTACAGCTATCCGGGCACAGCCATGGTGGACAAATTCGCATGCCGCTTTTAGGTGCGCCATTCACCCCTTATGGATCCCAAAAATACATAAATGGTTTGTATTATACAGATGCCAAGAGCATGCCAGTGTATGTGAATAGAGGCTTTGGCGAAACAGTCATGCCTTTTCGTTTTCTTTGTAGACCTGAATTAACGGTGCTGACACTGCACCATTCATCGGATGGATAG
- a CDS encoding NADPH-dependent oxidoreductase, with amino-acid sequence MVQTLKNHRSFRQYSDQPVEPEKLKAMIESAQAAPSWVHGQQVSIVAIKDPARKQQLSVLCGNQKHVAAAPVFLVFCMDFYRAKLASRLEGKSFEAVKDVDALLVGATDVGISLANAIAAAESMGLGIIPIGGVRRNTAGVIDLLKLPEYVFPIVGLCVGYPAEEASQKPRLPMEAVFHEEQYNPDVQGLLEAYNLTHRESLQQQGLTERDWTSTIAHFYDINPEYGDAKRTLKKQGFTCDNV; translated from the coding sequence GTGGTACAAACATTAAAGAATCACCGTTCTTTCCGGCAATATTCAGACCAGCCTGTAGAGCCTGAAAAGCTGAAGGCAATGATTGAATCGGCCCAAGCCGCACCTTCATGGGTTCATGGACAGCAGGTCTCAATTGTAGCTATCAAAGATCCTGCGCGTAAGCAGCAGCTTTCAGTCTTGTGCGGAAATCAGAAGCATGTAGCTGCAGCACCCGTCTTTCTGGTGTTCTGCATGGACTTCTACAGAGCTAAATTAGCTAGTAGGCTGGAAGGCAAGTCTTTTGAAGCGGTAAAAGATGTAGATGCTCTCTTGGTTGGAGCTACAGATGTCGGTATCTCATTGGCTAACGCGATTGCAGCGGCAGAATCCATGGGACTTGGGATCATCCCAATTGGGGGTGTCCGCCGCAATACAGCAGGCGTTATTGATCTGTTGAAGCTGCCGGAGTACGTATTCCCTATCGTCGGGCTCTGTGTCGGATATCCAGCCGAAGAGGCCTCTCAGAAGCCGCGGCTGCCGATGGAAGCTGTATTTCATGAGGAACAATACAATCCGGATGTGCAAGGTCTCCTGGAGGCGTATAATCTAACTCACCGTGAATCATTACAGCAGCAGGGATTAACGGAGAGAGATTGGACGAGCACGATTGCTCATTTTTACGATATCAATCCGGAATATGGAGATGCGAAGCGCACCCTGAAGAAACAAGGATTTACTTGCGATAACGTATAA
- a CDS encoding SDR family oxidoreductase, with amino-acid sequence MVLKDKVVVITGASSGIGALTAQMLSKKGAIPVLVARSEAKLKETAAGIPGVFGLYTCDVTDAEGVQETFAQILATYGRVDILLNNAGYGKFAAFTEMEPHEFDDMMDVNYMGIVRCTKAVVPHMLERGSGQIVNVASMAGKIGTAKSVAYTATKHAVLGFTNALRQELRKSGIVVSAVNPGPIATDFFKTADPSGNYEKSVARMMMTPEHVSSKIVKVMETGKEEIDLPGLAGFGIRLYGLFPRLADKLTYNAMNRK; translated from the coding sequence ATGGTACTCAAAGATAAGGTGGTTGTGATTACAGGAGCGTCAAGTGGCATTGGTGCATTAACCGCACAAATGCTTAGTAAGAAGGGTGCTATTCCCGTTCTAGTGGCACGTTCCGAAGCGAAGCTGAAAGAAACAGCGGCCGGTATCCCGGGCGTTTTTGGACTGTATACATGCGATGTAACAGATGCCGAGGGTGTTCAAGAGACCTTTGCTCAAATTTTAGCGACTTACGGTAGAGTTGATATTTTGCTAAATAACGCCGGGTACGGTAAATTCGCTGCTTTTACAGAGATGGAGCCTCATGAATTTGATGATATGATGGATGTTAACTACATGGGGATTGTTCGCTGTACGAAGGCTGTGGTTCCACATATGCTAGAGCGGGGAAGTGGCCAGATCGTAAATGTGGCTTCCATGGCAGGGAAGATCGGCACAGCCAAATCTGTGGCCTATACAGCTACCAAGCATGCTGTTCTTGGATTCACGAATGCGCTCCGACAGGAGCTGCGGAAGAGCGGAATTGTCGTCTCGGCTGTGAACCCTGGTCCGATTGCTACGGACTTTTTCAAAACGGCTGACCCTTCCGGAAACTATGAAAAGAGCGTAGCTCGGATGATGATGACGCCAGAACATGTCTCTTCTAAGATCGTGAAGGTCATGGAAACTGGCAAAGAAGAGATCGATCTTCCGGGTCTAGCAGGGTTTGGTATTCGGCTTTATGGTCTGTTTCCTCGCCTGGCGGACAAGCTTACATATAATGCGATGAACAGAAAATAG
- the sdhB gene encoding succinate dehydrogenase iron-sulfur subunit: MAETATAPKNVKFIITRQDDPQSSSYIEEFELPYRPGMNVISALMEIQRNPVNAKGDNTVPVCWDSNCLEEVCGACSMVINGKPRQACAALIDNLEQPVRIEPMKTFPVVRDLVIDRTRMFNALKRVKAWIPIDGTYDLGPGPRMPEKKRQWAYELSKCMTCGVCLEACPNVNEKTDFIGPAAISQVRLFNAHPTGEMNADERLDALMEDGGIDGCGNSQNCVRACPKGIPLTTSIAEINKQTTKHMFKRWLGV; the protein is encoded by the coding sequence ATGGCGGAAACAGCTACAGCTCCCAAAAACGTGAAATTTATCATCACCCGCCAGGACGATCCGCAAAGCTCATCTTATATTGAGGAATTTGAGCTTCCTTATCGTCCAGGTATGAATGTAATCAGTGCTTTGATGGAAATTCAGCGTAACCCTGTGAATGCCAAAGGTGACAACACAGTTCCGGTATGCTGGGATTCCAACTGTCTAGAAGAAGTATGCGGAGCTTGCTCGATGGTGATTAACGGCAAACCTCGCCAAGCCTGCGCAGCGCTTATAGACAATCTGGAGCAGCCTGTACGTATCGAACCGATGAAGACATTTCCGGTAGTGCGTGACTTAGTAATTGACCGTACCCGGATGTTCAATGCGCTTAAACGAGTGAAAGCTTGGATTCCAATCGATGGTACGTACGATCTTGGACCGGGACCAAGGATGCCGGAGAAGAAACGGCAGTGGGCCTATGAATTATCTAAATGTATGACTTGCGGCGTGTGTTTGGAGGCTTGTCCGAATGTCAACGAGAAAACGGATTTCATAGGACCTGCAGCCATCTCTCAAGTACGCCTGTTCAACGCTCATCCTACGGGTGAAATGAATGCTGATGAAAGATTGGACGCTCTGATGGAAGATGGCGGTATTGATGGTTGTGGTAACTCACAGAACTGTGTACGCGCTTGTCCGAAGGGTATTCCTCTTACTACATCCATTGCAGAAATTAATAAGCAGACGACAAAACATATGTTCAAACGCTGGTTAGGTGTGTAA
- a CDS encoding DEAD/DEAH box helicase, whose amino-acid sequence MNKASFAAIGIQEDLVARLSEFGINAPSPVQEQTIPLLLEGRDVIAASQTGTGKTLAYLLPLLQTINPEQKVVQKLVLAPTQELAMQILREAERYGEHRGIRVMGLIGGAAIKRQIDKLREHPQLVVGTPGRIRELIGLRKLKMHEVSTIVLDEADQMFQLSGAGEVTKIVSSALRSRQLVMLSATIGPETKALANREMKNPAEVGIAPGVMTAESLEHHYVVAEERNKIDMLRRVIRHYNPDKAIVFVNATDDIAEVEAKLNHLGLTAAALYGDADKVTRSNVLSRFREGKFRVLVASDVAARGLDIENLSLVVSFDPAFDSEHYVHRAGRTGRMGKRGLSVTIVTEQQTFIMRKFARELDIALEEREMVGGKVLAADEARNSLNNGRGRSNETSGQRRDGAPSRSSNPQVRTSGNAGTQPSTTSTGQQPAKRLATIHTSEASGEQQRDSERSVNPSAGARGGTTPARSKRSSNAEREKNRKNKGAPKWLKDKTPRGDGQ is encoded by the coding sequence ATGAATAAAGCTTCTTTTGCGGCTATCGGCATTCAGGAAGACCTCGTTGCCCGATTGTCGGAATTCGGCATTAACGCCCCATCCCCGGTACAAGAGCAGACGATTCCACTTCTGCTGGAGGGAAGAGATGTTATTGCAGCTTCCCAGACAGGAACGGGTAAGACCCTGGCCTATCTGTTGCCTCTGCTTCAAACAATTAACCCGGAGCAGAAGGTGGTCCAAAAGCTGGTGCTCGCCCCTACACAAGAGCTGGCGATGCAAATCTTACGCGAGGCGGAACGCTATGGCGAACACCGCGGGATTCGGGTGATGGGACTCATTGGAGGAGCAGCAATCAAACGCCAGATTGACAAACTACGTGAGCATCCACAGCTTGTCGTGGGAACCCCCGGCCGAATCCGGGAACTGATTGGACTTCGCAAGTTGAAGATGCATGAAGTCAGCACAATTGTTCTAGATGAAGCTGACCAAATGTTTCAGCTTAGCGGGGCCGGCGAGGTAACGAAAATCGTTAGTAGTGCGCTGCGTTCGCGTCAATTGGTTATGCTGTCAGCAACGATTGGACCGGAGACGAAAGCATTGGCTAATCGTGAAATGAAGAACCCAGCCGAGGTCGGAATTGCTCCTGGTGTAATGACGGCTGAAAGTCTAGAACATCATTATGTTGTTGCTGAAGAACGCAACAAAATAGACATGCTGCGGCGGGTGATTCGCCATTACAATCCAGATAAAGCGATTGTGTTCGTGAATGCTACTGATGATATTGCAGAGGTAGAGGCGAAGTTGAACCATCTTGGACTGACCGCAGCTGCACTTTACGGTGATGCTGATAAAGTAACGCGCAGTAATGTATTGTCTCGTTTCCGCGAGGGAAAATTCCGTGTGCTCGTTGCCAGTGATGTGGCTGCCAGAGGACTGGATATTGAGAACCTGTCTCTGGTAGTTAGTTTCGATCCTGCCTTTGATTCGGAGCATTATGTACACCGTGCTGGTCGTACAGGTCGGATGGGAAAACGCGGATTATCCGTAACGATTGTGACAGAGCAGCAGACCTTTATCATGCGTAAATTTGCCCGTGAACTGGATATTGCCCTTGAAGAACGGGAAATGGTCGGTGGCAAGGTGCTAGCAGCAGATGAGGCGCGGAACTCTTTGAATAATGGACGAGGACGTAGTAATGAAACCAGCGGACAACGCCGCGACGGGGCTCCTTCGCGTAGCAGCAATCCGCAGGTTCGAACATCTGGGAATGCAGGTACTCAGCCGTCTACAACCAGCACAGGGCAGCAACCTGCCAAAAGACTGGCTACGATCCATACAAGTGAGGCAAGCGGAGAACAACAGCGCGATTCGGAGCGTAGCGTGAATCCTTCCGCAGGCGCGCGCGGAGGTACCACTCCTGCACGTAGTAAGCGCAGCAGCAATGCGGAACGTGAAAAGAATCGTAAGAATAAGGGAGCACCAAAGTGGTTGAAAGACAAAACTCCGAGAGGTGACGGTCAATGA
- a CDS encoding GNAT family N-acetyltransferase encodes MSTYEAVSFQIQQGVAVDLRLILPEDASALQQLLSYPEVQTHIQIRSSAGSDNAQVEKIVNRMLFAFDPCALHAGIYLKEPQKLIGIVALQHWNRREGKATLGYMLDPAWWGCGLATEAVGLLLNYSVHTLGITKIEGRCRGDNVGSERVMIKNGMMLERVVPRVGSLDDVMKVFTLLHK; translated from the coding sequence ATGAGTACCTATGAGGCAGTATCGTTCCAGATACAACAAGGTGTGGCGGTTGACCTGAGGCTGATCCTGCCCGAGGATGCCAGTGCTTTACAGCAACTGCTCTCCTATCCAGAAGTGCAGACTCATATTCAAATACGCTCTAGTGCTGGATCAGACAATGCTCAGGTGGAGAAGATAGTGAACCGAATGTTATTCGCATTCGACCCTTGTGCGCTTCATGCGGGAATCTATTTGAAGGAGCCGCAGAAATTGATCGGTATTGTTGCTTTGCAGCATTGGAATCGCCGTGAGGGCAAGGCCACTCTAGGATATATGCTGGACCCGGCGTGGTGGGGATGCGGTCTGGCGACAGAGGCTGTTGGCTTACTGTTGAATTACAGTGTTCATACGCTTGGAATAACAAAGATCGAAGGACGCTGCAGGGGAGATAATGTTGGATCTGAACGTGTAATGATTAAGAACGGTATGATGTTGGAACGGGTGGTGCCGAGAGTGGGCTCCTTGGACGATGTAATGAAAGTATTCACATTGTTACACAAATGA
- a CDS encoding chemotaxis protein CheX yields MKAEVINPFLESARTVIEQVIQVSPSTGNLGIKEIELIDNHIWIQVGMTGQLSGDIIFGIAEQVALRMVSIMMGGYVITEMDEMGQSAISELGNMISGNASTILYNQGVTVDISPPQIMKLESMSFLPRRALSIPLLMDGVGEMDIQVMIS; encoded by the coding sequence ATGAAAGCAGAAGTAATTAATCCGTTTTTAGAGTCTGCACGGACAGTTATAGAACAAGTGATTCAGGTCTCGCCTTCTACTGGGAATTTAGGTATTAAAGAAATTGAACTGATCGATAATCATATATGGATTCAAGTGGGAATGACTGGTCAGCTGAGCGGAGATATTATATTTGGTATCGCGGAGCAGGTAGCCTTGCGAATGGTATCAATTATGATGGGCGGCTATGTGATTACGGAGATGGATGAGATGGGTCAGAGTGCAATTTCAGAGCTGGGGAATATGATCAGTGGGAATGCCAGTACGATTCTATATAATCAGGGAGTTACAGTAGATATAAGCCCACCTCAAATTATGAAGCTAGAGAGCATGTCCTTTTTACCTCGCAGAGCGCTTAGTATTCCGTTATTGATGGATGGGGTCGGAGAGATGGATATTCAGGTGATGATCTCTTAG
- a CDS encoding histidinol-phosphatase, translating into MKFDLHTHHFRCGHADGTIRDYIEAGIAAGLGVIGISDHTPYFGSPSEQAFPQIAMAKSEFANYVDDVLSLKKEYEGVIDVLLGIESDYFPEHVELYRKTLSAYPFDYVIGSVHSVGGVSIFNKGRWKGLSKNEQIRVKSDYYRLIADSARSGMFQILGHIDAMKGNYPAFSEIPAPKPIDDCLKVISEFGVAIEINTSGATKLVGGWYPSENILERALHFGVEVTFGSDAHKPSRVAEDRDAVAAQLKAIGFTHWVYYKQREKIKVSL; encoded by the coding sequence ATGAAATTTGACCTGCATACACACCATTTCCGCTGCGGCCATGCAGACGGAACGATTAGAGATTACATCGAAGCGGGAATTGCAGCTGGTTTGGGAGTCATAGGTATTTCTGATCATACCCCCTATTTCGGAAGTCCTTCCGAACAGGCTTTTCCCCAAATCGCTATGGCTAAATCTGAATTTGCTAATTATGTTGATGATGTTCTTTCCCTCAAAAAAGAGTACGAAGGTGTGATCGACGTTCTGCTAGGCATCGAATCAGACTACTTCCCCGAGCATGTCGAGCTATACCGCAAGACATTATCCGCCTACCCTTTTGATTATGTAATTGGATCGGTACATAGTGTTGGTGGCGTCAGCATCTTTAACAAAGGTCGCTGGAAAGGGCTTAGCAAGAATGAACAGATTCGTGTGAAATCTGATTATTACCGATTGATTGCTGATTCCGCCCGTAGTGGCATGTTCCAAATTCTCGGACACATTGATGCGATGAAAGGGAACTACCCGGCCTTTTCTGAAATTCCTGCTCCCAAGCCGATTGATGATTGTCTGAAAGTGATCAGTGAATTTGGCGTGGCGATCGAAATTAATACCTCAGGTGCAACCAAGCTGGTTGGCGGCTGGTATCCATCAGAAAATATACTTGAGCGCGCACTACATTTTGGCGTAGAGGTTACATTTGGTTCGGATGCACATAAGCCGTCCCGGGTCGCAGAAGATCGGGATGCGGTAGCCGCACAGCTCAAAGCGATAGGTTTTACACATTGGGTTTATTACAAGCAGCGCGAGAAAATCAAAGTTTCTCTGTAA